One genomic window of Desulfuromonas sp. AOP6 includes the following:
- the cdaA gene encoding diadenylate cyclase CdaA, which translates to MGDLLEGFKNFRWLLDLLDIVLVAYIIYRIILLIKGTRAVQMLLGLAVILIVYVASQIGGLYTLHWLLDNFLSSIILVIVVIFQNDIRRALIHVGRNPFFADLSYKEETEVMEELIKAALNLANRRIGALIVIERETGLKDFLEVGVEIDAKVSSDLITSIFLPYSPIHDGALVVQQGRLKRAGCFLPLSQNPDISKTLGTRHRAAIGLTELVDAVAIVVSEETGKISVVVGGRITRDLDSTSLKRVLKRLLEPKTAKKKSG; encoded by the coding sequence ATGGGCGATTTGTTGGAAGGGTTTAAAAATTTCAGGTGGTTGCTGGACCTGCTCGATATCGTCCTTGTTGCCTATATCATCTACCGCATTATCCTGCTCATCAAGGGGACGCGGGCCGTGCAGATGCTGCTGGGCCTTGCCGTCATCCTTATTGTCTATGTCGCCTCCCAGATCGGCGGCCTCTACACTCTGCACTGGCTGCTCGATAACTTCCTGTCGTCCATCATCCTGGTGATTGTCGTTATTTTCCAGAATGATATCCGCCGCGCCCTGATCCATGTCGGCCGTAATCCCTTCTTTGCCGATCTGTCTTACAAGGAAGAGACGGAGGTCATGGAGGAGTTGATCAAAGCGGCCCTCAACCTGGCCAACCGGCGTATCGGCGCCCTCATCGTGATCGAACGGGAGACGGGATTGAAGGATTTCCTTGAAGTCGGAGTGGAAATCGACGCCAAGGTTTCCAGTGACCTGATCACCTCTATTTTCCTCCCATATTCACCTATTCATGATGGAGCCCTGGTTGTCCAGCAGGGGAGGCTGAAACGAGCCGGCTGCTTCCTGCCCCTCTCCCAGAACCCTGATATCAGCAAAACGCTGGGAACCCGCCATCGGGCGGCTATTGGTCTGACAGAGCTGGTGGATGCGGTGGCTATCGTGGTGTCGGAAGAAACCGGCAAAATTTCCGTTGTCGTTGGCGGCCGCATTACCCGCGACCTTGACTCAACCTCCCTGAAGAGGGTTCTCAAGCGACTGCTTGAACCCAAAACAGCCAAGAAAAAGAGCGGATAA
- the folP gene encoding dihydropteroate synthase: MPFALRLLQIADEVAARLEIQRIGADPAGVEKMAGKMVPALVKISALPCRCANILKQEMLAVGGDAAVARGSVACSIEHTDTILIGTRKQLGLLSRRLGAQPFGLAALGQEIAAFLRDVESAPSQLYGQHGCLDLSRPAVMAILNITPDSFSDGGRYQNLDDALRRVEALVSEGADLIDVGGESTRPGAEAVESRQEVGRVVPVIEAIRKRFDVLLSVDTTKSEVAAASLDAGVHFINDISGMQFDSRMAATVASRGAGVFIMHTRGRPDTMQQETRYQDLLGEIIAYLRQCLDQGRAAGIPDSHMAVDPGVGFAKDLDGNLEIIRRLGELRSLGRPILLGTSRKGFIGKILDEPNPEERVIGTMATVALGVQQGASLFRVHDVKAARQAADMAWAICKPRGDVINK, encoded by the coding sequence ATGCCTTTTGCTCTCCGTCTTCTGCAGATTGCTGATGAAGTGGCAGCACGCCTTGAGATACAACGCATAGGCGCCGATCCTGCGGGCGTAGAAAAGATGGCCGGTAAAATGGTGCCGGCTCTGGTGAAGATATCGGCTCTCCCTTGTCGTTGCGCCAATATCCTCAAACAGGAGATGTTGGCTGTCGGGGGTGACGCAGCCGTTGCCCGTGGAAGTGTGGCCTGCTCCATAGAGCACACGGACACCATCCTGATTGGCACGCGCAAACAGTTGGGTCTTCTTAGTCGCCGTCTTGGTGCTCAGCCTTTTGGTCTGGCTGCCCTGGGACAAGAGATCGCAGCATTTCTCCGCGATGTGGAAAGCGCGCCCTCCCAACTTTATGGACAACATGGCTGTCTGGATCTCTCCCGTCCGGCGGTCATGGCGATATTGAACATTACCCCTGATTCCTTTTCTGATGGGGGACGTTATCAGAACCTTGATGATGCCTTGCGGCGAGTCGAGGCCCTGGTTTCCGAAGGTGCCGATCTGATTGACGTCGGCGGTGAAAGCACCCGCCCTGGAGCGGAGGCCGTGGAGAGCCGGCAAGAGGTGGGCAGGGTCGTCCCTGTCATTGAGGCAATCAGGAAGCGCTTCGATGTACTTCTTTCCGTCGACACCACCAAAAGCGAGGTTGCTGCCGCGTCCCTTGACGCAGGAGTCCATTTTATCAACGATATAAGCGGCATGCAGTTTGATTCCCGCATGGCCGCAACGGTTGCTTCCCGCGGGGCCGGGGTTTTTATCATGCACACCCGCGGCCGCCCGGACACCATGCAACAGGAAACCCGCTATCAGGATTTGCTGGGAGAGATCATTGCCTATCTCCGGCAGTGTCTCGATCAAGGGAGAGCGGCCGGGATTCCTGACAGCCATATGGCGGTGGATCCTGGAGTCGGCTTTGCCAAGGACCTTGACGGCAACCTGGAGATTATCCGAAGATTGGGGGAATTACGGTCTCTCGGTCGACCTATTCTCCTCGGCACCTCCAGAAAAGGATTCATCGGAAAGATCCTCGATGAACCGAACCCTGAGGAGCGGGTGATTGGTACCATGGCGACGGTCGCGTTGGGTGTCCAGCAGGGGGCATCCCTGTTCCGTGTCCACGACGTCAAGGCTGCCAGGCAGGCGGCGGATATGGCTTGGGCCATCTGCAAGCCAAGAGGTGATGTTATAAACAAATAG
- the ftsH gene encoding ATP-dependent zinc metalloprotease FtsH, with translation MNQFYKNIALWLVISLVMILLFNMMTQKGTEQQAISYTAFLAAVEEGQIQEVTVQGSNIEGKYKDNTFFKTFAPSDPELIPALREKGVIIQAKPEGDRSFWFTLLVSWGPILLLIGVWIFFMRQMQSGGGKAMSFGKSRAKLLNETQAVVTFSDVAGIDEAKDELEEIVSYLKDPKKFSRLGGKIPKGVLLVGSPGTGKTLLARAIAGEAGVPFFSISGSDFVEMFVGVGASRVRDLFVQGKKNAPCIIFIDEIDAVGRHRGAGLGGGHDEREQTLNQLLVEMDGFESNEGVILIAATNRPDVLDPALLRPGRFDRQVVVPRPDVKGRTKILQVHSRKVPLSQDVNLEVVAKGTPGFSGADLANLINEAALLAARADKNEVTMEDVETAKDKVLMGAERRSMVITEEEKKVTAYHEAGHALVALFIPGADPVHKVSIIPRGRAMGVTMYLPEVEKYNETREGLYTRICTLMGGRVAEEVMFNSITSGASNDIERATAIARKMVCEWGMSEKLGPLAFGDKEGEVFLGRDMGHVKNYSEATAVEIDSEIRRIVQENYDRTREILRTNKEALSKVAEALLERENLDGSELREMVFGKKGESAVEEAGETISPGEEGSCVETVPGTDA, from the coding sequence CATAAGCTATACCGCCTTTCTGGCTGCAGTTGAAGAAGGGCAGATTCAGGAAGTCACTGTTCAAGGGTCGAATATCGAAGGCAAATACAAAGATAATACTTTTTTCAAGACGTTTGCGCCAAGCGACCCCGAACTGATCCCGGCCCTGCGTGAAAAGGGTGTGATCATACAGGCCAAACCCGAAGGCGATCGCAGTTTCTGGTTTACCCTGCTGGTGTCATGGGGACCTATTCTGCTGCTCATCGGGGTATGGATCTTCTTTATGCGGCAAATGCAGTCCGGTGGCGGCAAGGCCATGAGTTTCGGCAAGAGCCGGGCCAAGCTGCTGAACGAGACTCAAGCGGTCGTGACATTCAGTGATGTGGCCGGCATTGACGAAGCCAAGGACGAACTCGAAGAAATTGTTTCTTACCTGAAGGACCCCAAGAAGTTTTCTCGCCTTGGAGGCAAAATCCCCAAAGGTGTTCTTCTGGTGGGCTCGCCCGGTACCGGTAAGACTCTTCTAGCCCGTGCCATTGCTGGAGAGGCCGGCGTTCCCTTTTTCTCCATTTCCGGTTCCGATTTCGTCGAGATGTTTGTTGGTGTCGGCGCCAGCCGGGTGCGAGATCTTTTCGTGCAGGGCAAGAAAAACGCGCCCTGCATCATCTTCATCGACGAAATCGATGCCGTCGGCCGCCATCGTGGCGCCGGCCTTGGTGGGGGACATGATGAGCGCGAACAGACCCTCAACCAGCTTCTCGTCGAAATGGATGGGTTCGAGTCCAATGAAGGCGTCATCCTGATTGCAGCCACCAACCGGCCCGATGTCCTCGACCCCGCTCTCCTGAGACCTGGTCGCTTCGATCGGCAGGTTGTGGTGCCGAGGCCCGACGTGAAGGGGCGGACTAAGATTCTCCAGGTGCATTCCCGTAAAGTGCCCTTGAGCCAGGATGTGAATCTTGAGGTGGTCGCCAAAGGGACTCCCGGTTTTTCGGGTGCAGACCTCGCCAATCTTATCAATGAGGCCGCCCTGCTAGCTGCCCGGGCCGACAAAAACGAAGTCACCATGGAAGATGTTGAAACAGCCAAGGACAAGGTTCTCATGGGCGCAGAGCGTCGATCCATGGTGATTACCGAAGAGGAAAAAAAGGTGACGGCCTATCACGAAGCCGGTCATGCCCTTGTGGCTCTCTTCATCCCGGGCGCCGATCCTGTGCACAAGGTATCCATTATCCCACGCGGAAGAGCCATGGGGGTCACCATGTATCTTCCTGAAGTGGAAAAGTACAACGAAACCCGCGAGGGGCTCTACACCCGGATATGCACCCTGATGGGCGGCCGTGTGGCCGAAGAAGTCATGTTCAACAGCATCACCAGCGGCGCCAGCAACGACATAGAGCGAGCTACGGCGATCGCCCGCAAGATGGTGTGCGAGTGGGGCATGAGTGAGAAACTCGGTCCTCTGGCCTTCGGGGACAAGGAAGGTGAAGTTTTCCTGGGTCGCGACATGGGGCACGTGAAGAACTACAGCGAGGCTACCGCTGTCGAGATCGACAGCGAGATCCGGCGCATCGTACAGGAGAACTATGACCGCACCCGGGAGATTCTCAGGACGAACAAGGAAGCTCTCTCCAAAGTTGCGGAGGCGTTGCTGGAGAGGGAAAACCTTGATGGCAGTGAACTCCGTGAGATGGTTTTTGGCAAAAAAGGCGAAAGCGCGGTAGAAGAGGCCGGAGAGACGATCTCGCCTGGCGAAGAAGGATCTTGCGTGGAGACTGTACCTGGGACAGACGCTTAA